In a genomic window of Thermoplasmata archaeon:
- the trpS gene encoding tryptophan--tRNA ligase, whose product EEATKVGYDNILDIIAMGFDPKLTRIFLDTEYIRHLYPIAVEVAKRITYSTTQAVFGFENSNNIGEIFYTSIQAAPAFLPTAEKGKPVPVLIPCGIDQDPHFRIARDVAPKLGYPKPALIHNKLLPSLLGPGGKMSASIPESSIFTTDSEAQAKRKVMNAFTGGRATVEEQRRLGANPYICSIFAQYNYIFEPDDGHLAEVERTCKSGERLCGDCKAELWEKVRPWLKAHHAAREKAKSHVEEFIVRD is encoded by the coding sequence GAGGAGGCGACGAAGGTCGGGTACGACAACATCCTCGACATCATCGCGATGGGGTTCGACCCCAAGCTCACGAGGATCTTTCTCGACACGGAGTACATCCGCCACCTCTATCCGATTGCGGTCGAGGTCGCGAAGCGGATCACGTACTCGACCACACAGGCGGTCTTCGGATTCGAGAACTCGAACAACATCGGGGAGATCTTCTACACGAGCATCCAGGCGGCCCCGGCGTTCCTGCCAACGGCCGAGAAGGGGAAGCCGGTCCCCGTCCTGATCCCGTGCGGGATCGACCAGGACCCGCACTTCCGCATTGCAAGGGACGTCGCGCCGAAGCTCGGCTACCCGAAGCCCGCGCTAATCCACAACAAGCTCCTCCCGAGCCTCCTCGGGCCCGGCGGCAAGATGTCCGCCTCGATCCCGGAATCGAGCATCTTCACGACGGACTCGGAGGCCCAGGCGAAGCGGAAGGTCATGAACGCCTTCACCGGCGGCCGCGCGACGGTCGAGGAGCAGCGCCGCCTCGGCGCGAATCCCTACATCTGCTCGATCTTCGCGCAGTACAACTACATCTTCGAGCCCGACGACGGCCACCTCGCCGAGGTCGAGCGGACGTGCAAGAGCGGCGAGCGTCTCTGCGGGGACTGCAAGGCGGAGCTGTGGGAGAAGGTCCGGCCGTGGCTGAAGGCGCACCACGCTGCGCGGGAGAAGGCGAAGTCTCACGTCGAGGAGTTCATCGTCCGCGACTGA
- a CDS encoding ATPase domain-containing protein, with amino-acid sequence MRRIATNVEGLDELLGGGIPEGNLVLVSGAPGTMKTSLTYHILHTNALDGARGLYISLEQARGSLLDHTEGLGYRHDAVSANLSLLDLGTLRKKMAGYSEQPWMDLFKLYAQGIRKSFDYRLLVLDSLDALEILAKFRDPRREMFSLIRWLRDLRCTAFLLGELPTDVAGSDPRRAAFAKHKEDYLVDGIVHLRLARQGDFGMQRQLRVVKMRGSRHDTGYHALVFDNGFKVTRILA; translated from the coding sequence ATGAGGCGCATCGCCACGAACGTCGAAGGGCTCGACGAGCTCCTCGGTGGCGGCATCCCTGAGGGGAACCTCGTCCTCGTCTCCGGGGCGCCGGGCACGATGAAGACCTCGCTGACGTACCACATCCTCCACACGAACGCGCTCGACGGCGCGCGAGGGCTGTACATCTCGCTGGAGCAAGCCCGTGGGAGCCTGCTCGACCACACGGAAGGCCTCGGCTACCGGCACGACGCGGTGAGCGCGAATCTGAGCTTGCTCGACCTGGGCACCCTCCGGAAGAAGATGGCGGGGTACTCCGAGCAACCGTGGATGGACCTCTTCAAGCTCTACGCGCAGGGGATCCGCAAGTCCTTTGACTACCGGCTGCTCGTTTTGGACTCGCTCGATGCGCTCGAGATCCTCGCGAAGTTCCGCGACCCGCGCCGGGAGATGTTCTCCCTGATTCGCTGGCTGCGGGACCTCCGGTGCACGGCGTTCCTGCTCGGGGAGCTGCCGACGGACGTGGCGGGCTCGGACCCGCGGCGGGCCGCCTTCGCGAAGCACAAGGAAGACTACCTCGTCGATGGCATCGTGCACCTGCGGCTCGCGCGCCAAGGCGACTTCGGCATGCAGCGCCAGCTCCGGGTCGTCAAGATGCGGGGAAGCCGTCATGATACGGGCTACCACGCCCTCGTCTTCGACAACGGCTTCAAGGTGACGCGCATCCTGGCGTGA